From the genome of Legionella beliardensis:
ACTAGAAATAATTATTTTAATCTATTTCTAGCTTACAATAGCTTAGGCCGAATTGATAAAGTATGTTTTAAAGCATATGGTAGTCCTTACTTAATTGCCGCATTAGAGTGGGTTTGTGAGCAGCTAGAAGGTAGTTTTATTAAGGCTCATCCACAATTAACTTATAGAATGTTAGTAGAGCGTTTGGAGATTCCTAATCATTCTTATCCAATAGCAATATTGGTTGAAAAAGGCTATAACGATATTATCAATGCAGTAAAAAACAAGCTTACCGAGGAAAGACATGAATGAGGTTGTAAATTATACGAGCAGTCGGGAAACGGGTGTGGCTTTAACTGAAGCTGCAAAGCGTCACATACTCGCGTATCTTAGGCAGGAACCTACGAGCCAGGGCGTACGTTTTTCCGTTAAAAAAA
Proteins encoded in this window:
- a CDS encoding iron-sulfur cluster assembly scaffold protein yields the protein MNYNELVERYFFQPKHVGKLDCLLPNIICCNLSDATRNNYFNLFLAYNSLGRIDKVCFKAYGSPYLIAALEWVCEQLEGSFIKAHPQLTYRMLVERLEIPNHSYPIAILVEKGYNDIINAVKNKLTEERHE